Part of the Deltaproteobacteria bacterium genome, GCGAAAAGAGAACTTCCGTAAACTCTCAAAACTCATCGACAGGGGAAACGTGCCGCAGGCGATCCTCATTCAGGGGCCCGCCGGAAGCGGCAAGGGAAGCCTCGCCGAATACTTCGGCATGGCACTTCTCTGTGAAAAGGAGGCCGGGCCATGCCACAGGTGCAGGTCCTGTGAACTCGCAGGCGGCGGCAACCATCCCTCTTTTTTCGCCCTGAGCCCCGAAAAGGGGGAGATCAGGGTTTCGCAGGTACGGAGCATCCACCCCGAACTGGCAAGAAAGACCTTTTTCGGGAAACGCAGGGTGATCCTCATACACGGAAGCGACAGGATGAACAAGAGCGCCGCCAACTCCCTGCTCAAGATTCTCGAGGAGCCCCCTCCGGGGTCGCACTTCATCCTGACTGCCAGCCAGGCAGGAAGGGTTTTGCCGACGATACGCTCGCGGTGCTTTTCCTTTCACATCCCGCCCCCGACGGAAGAAGAAAGGACGTTGTTTTTCAGCAAGTTGCGGGAAAAAGAGCCGGGCCGGCCGCAGGAACAGGCCCTTTCGGCCTCCGAGGGAAACATGGACCTCCTGCGAGAAATCGCATCGGGGAGCGTGCCCGGGCCCGGGGAGATCATGGAAGCGCTGCGGGGGAAAAACTACCGGAAGATAGCCGATATCGCATCGCTTTTCAAAGATGACGCCCTTTTTCCCCATGCCCTGATCATCCTGAAGCGGCTCCTGCTCGATCTGCTCCTATTATCAATGGGGGAAAAAAGTTGTATAATGAACAGAGAAATTTTAGAACAGGGGAGAGGAAAAAGAGCCACTTTGCGTCCACAGAAGCTTGTGGAGCTTTCTCATAAACTATCTGCCCTCGAATATTTACCCCGCCAGGCAGACAGGGCTTTTATCTCAGAAGCGATTCTGCTTTTCCTCTCCGAAATGGAGGCCCGAGAACGATGAATGTGGTGAACGTCAAATTCGACAGCGTGGCACGGTCTACCCATTACGATTCAACCGGTTACGATCTCAAGCCGGGTGACCACGTGGTGGTCGAATCGGAGAGAGGTTTGCAGCTCGGCCAGGTGATCAAGCTGTGCCCGAGCGTATCGCTGCCTTTCGGGAAAGACTTTCTCAAAAAGATAGTGCGGAAAGGCACGGAAGAGGACCTGGAGACGCACCGGAAAAACCTGGACAGGGAAAAGTTCGCCAACAATTTCTGCAGAGAGAAGATCAAAACCCGGGAGCTGCCCATGAAGCTCGTGAGGACAGAGTACCTCCTCGACGGATCAAAGGCGGTTTTCTACTTCACGGCGGACGGGAGGATCGACTTCCGGGATCTGGTCAAAGACCTCGCCCAGAAGCTGAAGATGAGAATAGAGATGAGGCAGATCGGGGTGAGGGACGAGGCCAGGATGGTAGGAGGCGTGGGATCCTGCGGCAAGGAACTGTGCTGTGCCTCTCACCTCAAGGATTTCGAACCCATCACCGTGAAGCTGGCAAAAGACCAGAATCTCGCCATGAACCCCGCGAAACTCTCGGGACTGTGCGGGAGGCTCCTGTGCTGTCTCATGTACGAACACGAGATATACGCCTCGACCAAGAACGCTGCACAGGAAAGCGACGGGGAGCTCCTGCCCGAGGAAGAGCAAAACGACCTTGCCCTGAATTTCGAGGAGAACCAGGACTGAGCGGGAGAAAACATACGGAGGGAAGATGGGGAGGAAATTCTACGTTACCACGCCTATCTACTACGTAAACGACATACCCCACATTGGCCATGCCTACACCACCATAGCCGCCGACGTCCTCGCCCGTTACCGCCGCCTCACGGGACACGATGTCTTTTTTCTCACGGGAACGGACGAACACGGGGAAAAGGTGCACAGGAGCGCCGTATCCCAGGGGTTTTCGCCGAAGGAACTGGCAGACCGCGTGGTCACCCGGTTCCAGGGGCTCACACCGGCCCTCGGGATCACCAACGACGACTTCATCCGGACATCGGAGCCCCGGCACTACGCCTCGGTCCAGCACCTCTTCAGGAAATCCCTCGATGGGGGCGACATCTACCTGGGGGAATACGAGGGCTGGTACTGCACCCCCGACGAATCGTACTGGACAGACCGTCAACTCCGGGACGGAAAGTGCCCCGAGTGCGGGCGGGAGGTGGAAAAGAGAAAGGAACCCTCCTATTTCTTCCGGCTCTCGAAATACCAGCAGCCCCTCCTTGACCTCTACGCGGCGAACCCCACGTTCATCCAGCCGGAAACGCGGCGCAACGAGGTCATCTCTTTCGTGTCGGAGGGGCTAAACGACCTCTCCCTTTCCCGCACATCCCTGACATGGGGTATTCCCGTTCCCGACGACCCCGGGCACGTTATCTACGTCTGGTTCGACGCCCTCACGAACTACATCACCGGCGTGGGCTATCCCGACGACACCGATGCCTTTTCCCGTTACTGGCCCGCAGATGTCCACATCATCGGGAAGGACATCCTCAGGTTTCACGCCGTCTACTGGCCCGCGTTTCTTATATCGGCGGGAATTAAACCTCCCGGCAAGGTCTTCGCACACGGCTGGTGGACCGTGGAAGGGCAGAAGATGTCCAAATCCCTTGGAAACGTCGTCGACCCTTACGACGTTGCGGAAAAGTACGGGGTCGATCAGGTCCGGTATTTTCTCTTCAGGGAGGTACCCTTCGGCCTCGATGGCGATTTCTCCCACGGCGCGATGGTCCACAGGATCAACTCGGACCTTGCCAATGATTTCGGGAACCTTCTCAACAGGACCCTCAACATGCTGAGCCGCTACCTGGCAGGCAGGGTCCCGGCCCGCGGGAACCTCACGAAGAGGGAGCAGGCCCTCGCCGGGACGATACGGGATGCAGTCGCAGCCATCGAGGGGCAGATGGAGAACCTGGAGTTCCACAAGGCCCTGGCGTCGATCTGGGACATCGTGGGCGCCGCAAACAAGTACATCGACGACACGGCCCCCTGGTCTCTCGCGAAGGATCCGGAAAAAAGGGAGAGGCTCGGCACCGTGCTCTACGCGGTCCTTGAAACGGTGAGAATCGTAACCATTCTCGCGTCCCCCTTCACCCCGGTCACCGCCGAAAAGATATGGCAGATACTCGGACAGAAAGGACCCGTCGAAAGCTCCCGGATACCGGAATCGACTGAATTCGGCCTCCTCGAGGAAGGGATTATCGTGCCCGACAGGGCAATCGTGTTTCCGAGGATAGAGTAGCCATGCCCGGATTTCTCTTCGACTCCCACACCCACCTGGACATGGAACCGCTCTCCCTGAACCCCGAAAGGGTGATGGAACGGGCCAGGATCGCCGGTGTCACGGGGATGGTAACCATCGGGATCGACATCGAGAGCTGCGAAAGGAACATCGCCCTCGCGGAAAGGTTCGATGACGTCTCGGTCGCCGTGGGGATTCATCCCCACAACGCCGAAGAGGTGACCGACGAGGCCATGGGGAAGCTCGCCTCCCTGGCGTCACACCCCCGGGTGGTGGCCGTGGGGGAGACGGGGCTCGATTTCTACCGCGACTACGCCGACCGGGACGCCCAGCGCGCCGCCTTCAGAAAACATCTCCGGATGGCAAAAGAGCTGAACAAACCTGTGGTTATCCACGACCGGGATGCACACGGAGAGGTTCTGAGAATCATCGACGAGGAGGGCCCGCCCGAAGCGGGCGGGGTATTCCACTGTTTCAGCGGGTCTTTCCCCTTCGCCCGCCAGTGCATGGAGCGGGGTTTTCTCATCTCGATCCCCGGAGTGGTGACCTACCCGAACGCGAAAAACATCGCCGCAGTCGCGAAAAAGATACCCACGGACAGGCTCCTCATAGAAACGGACGCCCCCTTCCTCTCCCCTCATCCCCACAGGGGAAGGGCCAACGAGCCGGCCTACCTGATACACACGGCGGAAAAGATAGGCGAACTGAAGGGCCTGACAACGGAAGACGTGGGCAGGATAACAACCACGAACGCCCGGAGGATATTTCAGATCGAACCTGACTTTCCCCATCAGATCTCCTACAAGATCAGAAACTCCCTCTACCTGAACATCACCAACCGGTGCACGAACAGGTGCGTCTTCTGCAGCAAGCGGACCGACTTCTTCGTCAAGGGGCACTATCTCAAGCTCCCCGGAGAGCCGTCGGTCGACGAGATCGTTTCAAGCGCCGGTGACGTGACCAGCTACGACGAGGTCGTCTTCTGCGGATACGGCGAGCCCACCCTCAGGCTCGCCGACATGATCGAGGCGGCACGGAGGCTCAGGGGACTCGGGGCGAAAAAGCTCCGGCTCAACACCGACGGTCTCGCAAACCTCATTCACGGCAGAAACATCATCCCCGAACTCGCGGGCATAATCGATTCCCTGTCGGTGAGCCTGAACGCTCCCGACGGGGAAACCTACGCATCCCTCTGCCCGAACCCGTTCGGTGAAAGATCGTTCAACGAACTCCTCCTGTTCATAGAGGAGGCAAAAAAGGCGATACCGGAAATCATCGCCACCGTCGTGGCGATACCCGGCCTCGATATCGAGCGGTGCAGAAAGCTCGCCGAGGGGGAGCTGAAGGTCACCTTCAGGGTGAGGGAGTACAACGAGGTGGGATAGGATACAGTTTCTCTCCGGGCCTGCAAACGGGATGGTCGGCATGATACGCGAAGAGACGCTTAACCTGCTGGAGTGGGGAAAGGTCCTTGAGAGGCTCGTTTCCCTCTGCGCCACCGAAGCGGGCGCCCTGCGCGCCTTTGAAACGCCGTTCCTCGTCGATCTCGCCCCGATCAGGGAACTCCTTAAGGAAAACGGCCAGATGCGCTCCCTCCTGATCGAGGAGAAGCCGCCCGTGATACGCGACCTTCCGGTCCTTCAAAGCGAGCTGGAAGAGGCAGAGGCGGGGGCAACCCTCTCTGCCGGGACCGTGGTGACGATCCTGAAAGCCGCCAGGACGACGGAAGGTCTCAGAAAGTACTTCCGGGAGAAAAAAGGGCGGTACCCCTCGATCGCAGCGACTGCCAGGACCATTGCCGACCTGTCGGCGCTGAAATCGTCGCTCGAGGAAAAAATCGACTACGACGGCGAGATCAAAGACTCCGCCAGCCCCCAGCTCCGGGGGCTCAGGAAAAGGGTGGAGACGGCACGGTCGCGGGTAGGGGAAACGGCGAAGACCATTCTGGCAAATCCCCGTTACAAGAGGCACCTGCAGGACACCTACGTCACAATCAGGGGCGGCAGGCATGCCCTTCCCTTCAAGCCTTCGGCAAAAGGCGTCATCAGGGGAATACTGCACGAGACATCGCAGTCGGGACAGACAATCTTTTTCGAGCCCGAAGAGCTCGTCCATGCCAACAACGAGCTCAAGTCGGCCGAGTCCGAACTGGCTGGTGAAATCCAGCGGATACTGCGCCAGATGTCCCGGATGATCGGCGAAAGGGGACGTGAGATTTCGGCCTCGATAGCAGCGGGAGCGCGCATCGACTGTATCCAGGCACGGTCCCTCCTTGCAGAGGAGATGGCGGCCGCCGAGCCCGTGGTGAACAACGACGGGAGCCTGGACATCATATCGGCGAGAAACCCCCTCCTTCTGCTCGGCAAGAAACGGGCCGTACCCAACTCCGTTTCCATGAGCGGCAGGAGCAGGTGCATGGTCGTGACGGGACCCAACGCGGGGGGGAAAACGGTGCTCATCAAGACCATCGGGCTTTTAACCCTCATGACCATGGCGGGGCTCTCCATCCCGGCAGCCCCCGATTCCCGGATGTGTATCTTTCCAAAGATATTCATCGCCATGGGAGATATGCAGAGCGTGGAGAAGGACCTGTCCACATTCTCTGCCGACATACTCACCATGAAGGGCTTCTACGAGGAGGCAGACGACCGTACCCTCATTCTCCTGGACGAGGTGATAACGGGTACGGACCCGAAAGAGGGAACGGCGCTCGGCCAGGCGTACCTGAAAGCGCTCGTCGATCGAGGGGCGAGGGTCTTCGTCACGACCCACTTCGATGAGATCAAATATCTCCCCTTCGAGGACGACCGTTTTACCGTGGCGTCGATGGGCTTCTCCGAGAGAGAGCTCACCCCTACATTTCAGCTGACCATGGGGGTACCCGGCAGATCCATGGGGATAGAGATAGCGAAAAAAATGGGCTTCCCCCCATCCATCATTGAAAAAGCACAGCAGTACATGGGGGCGAAAGAGGAAAACCTGGACGCCCTCATAAAGGAGCTGACCCGGTTGCGCGACCGGGAGGCCGAAACGGCGGAGAAGCTCTCCCGGGAGAGGTCCCGGCTGAAAGAGCTGATCGAGAAGGGAAAGCAGGATCGGGCCCGCCTCAGGGAGATGGAGAAAAAAGTGCTGGACGACGCGCGATCGAAGGCCATGAAGAAGGTGAAAGAGGCAGAGGAGGAAGTGGAGAAGGTCATGGCGGAGTTACGGAGGGAGAGAAAGGTGGAGGTGGTGAGAAAGGCCAAGGACGTGATTTCAATGATCAAAAAGGAAGCCGGCCACAGGGAGCTCCCCGAGGAGATACGGAAAATAGTGAGCAGGACCAGGCCCGCCGGCAAAGCGGAGGACCTTTCGCCGGGACAGCGGGTATTCGTCCTCACCCTTGGAAAAGAGGGCCACGTTGAATCTGCGGGGGAGGGAAAGGTGATCGTGTCGCTCGGATCGGTCAGGTCGAGCGTAAAAATACGTGACATACGGATTTTTGCCCCCGAGGGGAAGAAGGGAAGGGGGCGGCCGGTTGCCGGGCTCATGCCCGGGGAGAAGGGGAGGGAACCCTTTACCCGGCGCGACGACAACACGATAGACGTTCGGGGACTCGACCAGGAGGAGGCCATCAAGGAGGTCGACCTCTTTCTCGACAGGGCGTCCCTGGCCGACATTCCCTCGGCTCTCATTATCCACGGACACGGAACGGGAACGCTCAAAAAGGCGATCAGGGATTACCTTCGCCAGTCTCTCTACGTGGAGGAGTTCTCCCCGGCCCCGAAAGAGGAGGGGGGAGACGGGGCCACGATCGCCCGGCTGAGATAACGGGGTGAGCCCGTATCTCACGGATGCAGGGGCAGGCGTCAATATCGCAGGGATCAAGGCTCTCCGCTGCGGTCATCATACACCGCCGGTAACGGCCATCTTCCCCGTGCTACCCTGACTGGTTCCCTTCGCGGAAGGCCTTTTTCACCCTTTTCCTCAGTGCCGGGTCGGTCATGACCCGGTAGCCCGTGTAGGCGAGAAGAACGACCCCTTCCATCATACCCCTTCTTCCCCCCGCCCCGACCGTCGCTTCACGAAAATCGTGCGTGTGGATCTCCACCCGCTTTCCCCGAACGATGGGGACCAGGGGCTGGATGGCGGGTGCCCGGGTGGATACGTTCCCGATGTCGGAAGAGCCGAGATTCTTGTCTCTCGGCACCCGGTCCTCCCTCAGCCCGATCTTCGCCATACCCTCCCGGTAGACAGCGGCGAGAACGGCATTTATCCTCATCGGTTCGAGGGTGAAGTAGATGTCTTTCACCGAGACCCTGCAGCCCGATGCTTTCGCCGCCCCCCTCGCGCAGGCTCTCAGCTTTTCAGCCGCATCCTCGGCGGTGGCAACGGACCTGGCCCGGACGTAAAAGTATGCCGACGTTCGCTCCGGGATGATATTCGGGGCAACGCCTCCCTCGGTGATGATGCCGTGCACCCTCACGTCCTCCGCGAGCTGCTGCCGAAGGAGGCCGACGGAGTTGAAAAAGAGGATGAGCGCATCCAGGGCGTTCACGCCCTGCTCGGGATACGCAGCTGCATGGGCCGCCTTTCCCCGGAAAGTCACGGTCATCTTCTTCAGGGCGAGATACTCCTTGTCCACCACCCTCCTCGACGAGGGGTGAACCATCATGGCGGCGTCGAGCCCGTCGAAAACCCCCTCCCCGGCCAGCTTTACCTTCCCGAAACCGCTCTCCTCGGCGGGGGTGCCGAAGCAGAGGATGCTGCCCGCTATGCCCATGCTCCCCGCGATCCGGGAGAGGACGACGGCCGCCCCAGACGATGCCGCCGCCACGACATTGTGCCCGCATGCGTGTCCGATCTGGGGAAGGGCGTCCATCTCGACGAGGAACCCCACGCGGGGATTTTTTTTCCCCCTGCTCTTTTTCGCCACGAAGGCGGTCTCGAGCCCCGCCGTCCCCCCCTTAACGGCGAACCCCTCTTTCCGGAGGAAATCTTTCAGGGTTTGCGACGTCCTGTGCTCCTCGAAGGACACTTCGGGGTTCTCGTACAGGAAGGTCACCAGGGCGAACAGCTCCCTCTCGATACTCTTTGCTTCCGCCGCTATTTTTTCGATCACCTCCATTCGTGGCGCTCCACTTTTTTCCCGTTTACGTTATAATACCACAATGGCAGGCGTATCGATCCAGGCACAGATGAAACGGTGGAAAGCCCTCAAAATAAAGGTAAAACGGCGCTACATAGATCCTTTGTGCGGTTTTCTCTACCTCAGGGGAAGCGTGGGGCTCTCCTACGACGAGATCGTCATCGAGGAAACCTCCCTCCTGCCGGACCAGCCCGNNNNNNNNNNNNNNNNNNNNNNNNNNNNNNNNNNNNNNNNNNNNNNNNNNNNNNNNNNNNNNNNNNNNNNNNNNNNNNNNNNGACAGGTGGAAAGAGTTCTTCCGGCCCCTGAAGGTGGGCAGGGCGGTGACGGTTACCCCCTCCTGGGAAACGTACGAGGCCCCCGCAGGGGAAACGGTGATGGTCATAGATCCCGGGCAAGCCTTCGGGACCGGGTCGCACGAAACAACCCGGCTCTGCATCGAACTCATCGAGAAGGAGTTCGACAGAAGCGTGCCGGAGCGGTGCCTGGACATCGGGTGCGGCACGGGGATTCTCGGCATATTGATGGCGAAAAAAGGCGCACGGAATGTCCTCGGTGTCGACATCGACGATAAAGCGGTGCGCACGGCCAACAGGAATGCGCGAAGAAACGGCACCGGCGGCTCTTTCCGGGCAACGAACCGCCCCCTGGGCGCTATCGGGGGGAAGTTCGACTTCCTCAGCGCCAACATCATCGCCGAAACCCTCGTTTCGATGAAATCCGACTTTTTCAACCTGCTCGGCAGGGGGGGAAGGGCCGTTCTGTCCGGCATACTCGTCGAAAAAACAGACTGGGTGGTGGAGGAGTTCCAGGGCGGCGGTTTCCACGTTACCGACAGCTCCTTTCTCGGGATCTGGTCGGCAGTTGCCATGAAAAAGGAATAGCAATGCCCCTTTTCTTTTTGCAGGCAGAAAACATACGCGGAGACAGGGCAACCTTCAAAGAGGAGGAGGCGAGGCACATCAGGCGTGTCCTCCGCCTGAAACGGGGGGACAGCATTGCCGGTTTCGACGACGGGGGAAACCGCTACCACCTGACAATCGTCGATGAGACGGTGAAATCGGTGATATGCCGGATAGACCGCATGGAGCCCCTCTCGCGGGAAAGGCCCGTAGCCGTGCACCTGGGCGTGGGGATACCGAAGGGAGACAGGTTCGACTACATCCTGCAGAAAACAACGGAGCTCGGCGTGAGCGGGATCGTCCCCTTTCTCTCCTCCAGGACGGTCGTCAGGGTGCCGCCCGGAAAGAGGGAGGGTCGCCTTCTCAGATGGAGGAGGATCGTAACGGAAGCCGTCAAACAGTGCGGATCCCCCCATGTGCCGGAGATAGGGGAGATACACACCTTCCAGGGGGCCATCGACCTTCTGTCGGGGTGCGATCTGAAGATCATTCTCTACGAGGAGACCTTTGCCTTTTCCCTGAAGCCCACCCTCGAAAAGGCGCAGAACCCGGAGAGCGTCGCCCTCATCGTGGGACCGGAAGGGGGGTTTTCCCGGGACGAGGTAACGCGCGCCCGGGGCGCGGGTTTTATCGTTGCCGGGCTGGGGAAGAACATACTCCGGGTGGAAACGGCCGCGGTCGCCGCCCTGGCCATGATCCAGTACCGGTTTCAGAACATGTAAGGACAGGGGAATGGAGAACAATATCGCCTTGATAGGCACGGGGGAAGGTTCCATTGCGAACAACGATGTGCGCTACACGGGATTCATCGTTCGCTTCCTGGCCAGGCTTCTGGACATAATCGTCCTGGTGGCGATCATCAACATGCTCTTCTATCTGGACACCCTGGGAGGGGCCAGAGGCTGGTGGCCCCCGATGCCTTTTCCCGGGGGTGAAGCCGCCCCGAGCTCATCGCTCCTGGACATGGTAAACATAATCCGGGGTCTCTTTTACGCGGGACTCCATCCCCTCTACTACATCATCCTGCACGCCATGGGCGGGCAGACCCTGGGCAAGATGGCCTTCCGCATAAAAGTCGTTTCCATCAGCGGACAGGACATCACGATGGGACAGTCCATCATCCGGTGGTTCGGGTACCTTATCTGCGACGTTACCGCCGGCGTCGGCTACCTCTTCGTCATCCCCAGCAGGTACAAGCAGGGCCTTCACGACAGGATCGCAAGGACGACGGTGATCTACCTGAAATAAGCTTGCCAAAGCGCAGTTAACCGCAAAAACACTGGGCCGGGCGGGCCGAAACCGATCGAGGGGGAAGCTCATCGAAAAATCAGGACCCCCCCGGTGGCACAGGCGAATAGACCGGCGCCAGACGGAGACCCCCTGATGAAAACAGTCATGGAAACGTGGACAAGAGTCGGTGATGGAGATGTTTCCGTCGTAATTGTCGGTGAGGCCGGCCAGGGCATCCAGACACTCGAGACGCTCCTTACCTGGGTACTCAAGGATTCGGGCTACCACGTCTTCGCCACCAAGGAGTTCATGTCGCGGGTGCGCGGGGGCAGCAACTCCACGTCGATCCGTGTCGCCGCACACCGGGTGGACGCGTACGTCGACAGGATCGACATCCTCATACCCCTCGCCGCCGATGGGATCCCCCGTCTCGCGGGCCGCATATCACCGGAAACCATCATCATCGGTGAGAAAGAGAAGGTCGAAAAGGTCATCGATACGCAAAAGTACCGCTTCATCGACATACCCTTTACCCGGATCGCCTCGGATATCGGGGGAGGTTTCTACGCAAATATCGTCGCGACGGGGGTCATCGCCTGCATCTTCGACATCGAGAGCGACGTTCTGGAAACCATCGTGGAGAAGACATTTGCCGACAAGGACCGGGATGTTATCGACAGGAACCTGCAGGCACTGGGGAGGGGCTGCGACATAGGCATCGGGCTCATAAAGGGAGGGGAGGTGGCGAACATCCCCAAAAACCCCGGGATCAAGGGGGAACTCCTCGTGCAGGGCACGGAGGCGGTAGCCCTCGGGGCGATCGCGGGAGGGTGCAATTTCATCTCCTCCTACCCCATGTCTCCGTCGACCGGCGTCCTCACCACCCTCTCCCGGCTCGCAGGTGACTTCGGCATCATTGCGGAGCAGGCGGAAGACGAGATCAGTGCGATCAACATGGCCATCGGTGCCTGGTACGCCGGGGCCCGGGCGATCGTCACCACCTCGGGGGGGGGATTTGACCTCATGACCGAAGGCCTGAGCCTCGCCGGCATGATCGAGAGCCCCCTCGTGATCCACCTCGCCCAGAGGCCGGGGCCCGCAACGGGCCTCCCCACAAGGACGGAGCAGGGGGACCTCAACCTCGCCCTTTTCGGCGGGCACGGGGAGTTTCCGCGGATAATCCTCACGCCGGGCACGCTGGAGGAGGCATTCAACCTCACCCGGAGGGCTTTTTACCTCGCCGACAAATACCAGGTGCCCGTGTTCATCCTGACAGACCAGTTCCTGCTCGACTCGTACTACAACATCCCCGGCCTCGACGCCACGAAAGGGGAGGGAAAGAATTTCTTCACCGAGACAGAACCCTCGTACAGGCGCTACGCCCTCACCGACACCGGCATATCTCCCCGGGGCATTCCCGGATACGGCAGCGGACTGGTGGTGGCCGACAGCGACGAGCACGACGAAGAGGGGCACATTACGGAAGATCTCGATCTCAGGGTAAAAATGGTGGAAAAACGGCTGAGCAAAACGGCGCACATACGCAGGGAAGCGCAGGCGCCCCGGATCTTCGGCAGCGGGGAGTACGAAACGCTGGTTCTGTGCTGGGGATCGACGGGCAACGCCGTTAAAGAGGCCGTCGAACGTGAGGAAAGGAGCGGGATCTCGGCCCTTCACTTCAGCCAGGTTTACCCGATCAGCGAAGACGCCGAGAGAACCATAAGAAAGGCGAAACGGAAGGTCGTCCTCGAAAGCAACGCAACCTCACAGTTCGGGTCCCTCATCGGGGCGGAAACGGGCATCCAAATCGATGCCCGGATACTGAAGTACAACGGCCTGCCCTTCTCGGTGGAGGAGATCAGGGACAAATTGGGGAGGGTGTGACCCCCCCGGGAGGAAAGAGATATGGACGCATCACACTTTGACCCCGGACCCGTCGATATCGCCTGGTGCCCGGGCTGCGGAAACTTCGGCATCCTGAGCACGTTGAAAACCGCCCTTGCAGAGCTCGAGATCTTACCGGAAAAACTTGTCCTCGTCTCGGGAATCGGCCAGGCCGCAAAGTTACCCCACTACCTGAAAGCCCACGTGTTCAACGGCCTCCACGGAAGGGCGCTTCCCCCGGCAACCGCGATCAAGGCCGTCAATCCCTCGCTCACCGTCATCGTCGCAAGCGGCGACGGGGACATGTACGGTGAGGGGGGAAACCACTTCGTCCACACGATCCGCAGAAACCCCGACATAACGAACCTGGTCCACAACAACATGGTGTATGGCCTCACCAAGGGCCAGGCTTCACCGACGAGCCAGAAGGGGTTCAAGACGCCGGTCCAGGTGGGCGGGGTCTTCCTCGAACCCTTCAACCCCCTCGCCGTTGCCGTATCGCTCGACGCCTCATTCGTGGCACGGGCTTCCATCGCGGACCCGGAGCCGGCGAAGGAGATCATGAAAAGAGCAATCCTCCACAGGGGATACGCCCTCGTCGATATATTCCAGCCCTGCGTCACCTTCAACAGGCTGAACACCTACCAGTGGTTCAAGAAGAACACCTATTACCTCGACGACGGGTACGACCCCACGGACCGGGTGGCGGCATTTAGCAAGGCGATCGAAACGGAGCCGTTTCCCCTCGGCATCATCTACGTGAATCCCGACAAATCGACATTCGAGGAAAACCTGGGCGTGTTCGACAAAGACAGCAGGCCTCTCTACATGAGGTCTGCCGACCTCGACAGGCTTCAACGGGTCATCGATGCGAAAAAAATATGAAAAGGAGGATCGGCCACATGGCAGAGAGAGAGAAAGTCGCCGTTGGAAAAAAGGCACCGGCTTTTACCCTCCCCGATCAAAACGGGAAAGATGTGGGGATCGAGGGCTTCCGTGGCAAATGGGTGGTTCTCTATTTTTACCCGAAGGACAACACCCCCGGGTGCACAACGGAGGCGCAGGATTTTTCACGCTACAAGGGTGAGTTTGCCAAACTCGGCGCGGTGATCCTCGGTGTGAGCGCCGACTCCCAGAAGAGCCACAAGAGCTTCTGTGAAAAGAGGGGCCTGACGATAACGCTTCTCTCCGATCCCGAGCGGGCCGTGCTCGAAAAATACGGCGTCTGGAAGCTGAAAAAGATGTACGGGAGGGAAGTCATGGGGGTGGAAAGAACGACTTTTTTGATAGACCCCGCCGGAAAGGTCTCCTTCATATGGCCGAAAGTGAAGGTGAACGGCCACGCGGATGAGGTCAAAGCGAAGCTGGCCGAATCCCGGTAAGGCGGTCAGGATGAAAAACCCCGGGGGCCGATCCGGTATTGCCGGGGGGCCCCGGGAGGGCAGGGAGAAGATGAAAGATCTAAGAACCTGCAGCGACTGCGGATACGGAAACGGGTTTCACCTCGGTTTCAGGGGTAGCGGCGAAACGGTCTCGCTGTACCTGATCTGCCCCATGTGCGGAGAA contains:
- a CDS encoding thioredoxin-dependent thiol peroxidase: MAEREKVAVGKKAPAFTLPDQNGKDVGIEGFRGKWVVLYFYPKDNTPGCTTEAQDFSRYKGEFAKLGAVILGVSADSQKSHKSFCEKRGLTITLLSDPERAVLEKYGVWKLKKMYGREVMGVERTTFLIDPAGKVSFIWPKVKVNGHADEVKAKLAESR
- a CDS encoding 2-oxoacid ferredoxin oxidoreductase (catalyzes the coenzyme A-dependent decarboxylation of 2-oxoacids, such as pyruvate and 2-oxoglutarate); protein product: MDASHFDPGPVDIAWCPGCGNFGILSTLKTALAELEILPEKLVLVSGIGQAAKLPHYLKAHVFNGLHGRALPPATAIKAVNPSLTVIVASGDGDMYGEGGNHFVHTIRRNPDITNLVHNNMVYGLTKGQASPTSQKGFKTPVQVGGVFLEPFNPLAVAVSLDASFVARASIADPEPAKEIMKRAILHRGYALVDIFQPCVTFNRLNTYQWFKKNTYYLDDGYDPTDRVAAFSKAIETEPFPLGIIYVNPDKSTFEENLGVFDKDSRPLYMRSADLDRLQRVIDAKKI
- a CDS encoding 2-oxoacid:acceptor oxidoreductase subunit alpha, whose amino-acid sequence is METWTRVGDGDVSVVIVGEAGQGIQTLETLLTWVLKDSGYHVFATKEFMSRVRGGSNSTSIRVAAHRVDAYVDRIDILIPLAADGIPRLAGRISPETIIIGEKEKVEKVIDTQKYRFIDIPFTRIASDIGGGFYANIVATGVIACIFDIESDVLETIVEKTFADKDRDVIDRNLQALGRGCDIGIGLIKGGEVANIPKNPGIKGELLVQGTEAVALGAIAGGCNFISSYPMSPSTGVLTTLSRLAGDFGIIAEQAEDEISAINMAIGAWYAGARAIVTTSGGGFDLMTEGLSLAGMIESPLVIHLAQRPGPATGLPTRTEQGDLNLALFGGHGEFPRIILTPGTLEEAFNLTRRAFYLADKYQVPVFILTDQFLLDSYYNIPGLDATKGEGKNFFTETEPSYRRYALTDTGISPRGIPGYGSGLVVADSDEHDEEGHITEDLDLRVKMVEKRLSKTAHIRREAQAPRIFGSGEYETLVLCWGSTGNAVKEAVEREERSGISALHFSQVYPISEDAERTIRKAKRKVVLESNATSQFGSLIGAETGIQIDARILKYNGLPFSVEEIRDKLGRV